The proteins below come from a single Saccharopolyspora sp. SCSIO 74807 genomic window:
- a CDS encoding Xaa-Pro dipeptidyl-peptidase encodes MPEKSKRRGVLRALLCPALLLLTATPAVAAPAAPAQPEPVRETVWVDTGLDNDGDGATDRVAADIVRPPTDRPVPVIMDASPYYSCCGRGNEDERKTYDEQGRPQGFPLFYDNYFVPRGYATVLVDLAGTNRSEGCVDVGGESDVTSAKAVIDWLNGRAKAYQRPTGGAEADAGWSTGDTGMIGKSYDGTIANGVAATGVEGLRTIVPIGAISSWYDYYRSDGVSFGTDPRGLAESVEEGGGRPDCGPVKQRLDEGAPANGDTTPMWRQRDYAPDAGEVRASVFAVHGLGDLNVKTIQFGQWWDALASHDVQRKVWLSQTGHVDPFDFRRAEWVDTLHRWFDHYLKGADNGVEHEPAASIERAPDEWSDEPGWSGETAAPTTLHPAPGESPGLGGLGVAPADGQESFTDDGHSTEYDWAEHPDQPAANRTLFTSAPLQQDMRVAGTGSVSVRATPGTSSAHLSAMLVDYGPATTRDALGPGEGIRTLDTESCWGANRPGDDACYRDTEATKSDVDYQIVARGWADLANHESLSQETPLQPGNPYEMTFRLGTTDHVVPAGHRLGLIVAGTDGSTIQPPEQPGRVDLGLAGTSVSVPVVGGPAAATAAGLAEQPSSAPTVRPDRTPSRPTPRINGDIPE; translated from the coding sequence GTGCCGGAAAAGTCGAAACGGCGGGGCGTGCTGCGCGCGCTGCTGTGCCCAGCCCTGCTGCTGCTCACCGCGACACCCGCGGTCGCAGCACCGGCCGCCCCGGCCCAACCGGAGCCGGTGCGCGAAACGGTGTGGGTGGACACCGGCCTCGACAACGACGGCGACGGCGCGACCGACCGGGTCGCCGCCGACATCGTCCGCCCGCCGACGGACCGGCCGGTCCCGGTGATCATGGACGCGAGCCCCTACTACTCCTGCTGCGGCCGCGGCAACGAGGACGAGCGCAAGACCTACGACGAGCAGGGCCGCCCGCAGGGTTTCCCGCTGTTCTACGACAACTACTTCGTGCCGCGCGGCTACGCGACGGTGCTGGTGGACCTGGCGGGCACGAACCGCTCCGAAGGCTGCGTGGACGTCGGCGGCGAGTCCGACGTGACCTCGGCGAAAGCCGTCATCGACTGGCTCAACGGGCGCGCGAAGGCTTACCAGCGCCCCACCGGCGGCGCCGAGGCGGACGCCGGCTGGTCCACCGGCGACACCGGCATGATCGGCAAGTCCTACGACGGCACGATCGCCAACGGCGTCGCCGCGACCGGTGTGGAGGGCCTGCGCACGATCGTGCCGATCGGGGCGATCAGCTCCTGGTACGACTACTACCGCTCGGACGGCGTCAGCTTCGGAACCGACCCGCGAGGGCTCGCCGAGAGCGTCGAGGAGGGCGGTGGCCGACCGGACTGCGGCCCGGTCAAGCAGCGGCTCGACGAAGGCGCACCGGCCAACGGCGACACGACGCCGATGTGGCGGCAGCGCGACTACGCACCGGACGCGGGCGAAGTCCGGGCCAGCGTGTTCGCCGTGCACGGGCTGGGCGACCTCAACGTCAAGACGATCCAGTTCGGGCAGTGGTGGGACGCGCTGGCCTCCCACGACGTGCAGCGGAAGGTGTGGCTGAGCCAGACCGGCCACGTCGACCCGTTCGACTTCCGCCGCGCGGAGTGGGTCGACACGCTGCACCGCTGGTTCGACCACTACCTCAAGGGCGCGGACAACGGCGTCGAGCACGAACCGGCCGCGAGCATCGAACGCGCCCCGGACGAGTGGTCCGACGAACCCGGCTGGTCCGGCGAGACCGCCGCGCCGACCACGCTGCACCCGGCTCCCGGCGAGTCCCCGGGACTGGGCGGGCTCGGCGTCGCGCCCGCGGACGGCCAGGAGTCGTTCACCGACGACGGACACAGCACCGAGTACGACTGGGCCGAGCATCCGGATCAGCCCGCGGCGAACCGGACGCTGTTCACCTCAGCGCCGTTGCAGCAGGACATGCGGGTCGCGGGCACCGGATCGGTGTCGGTGCGCGCGACGCCGGGCACCTCCAGCGCGCACCTGTCGGCGATGCTGGTCGACTACGGCCCGGCGACCACCCGCGACGCGCTGGGACCGGGTGAGGGCATCCGCACCCTGGACACCGAGTCCTGCTGGGGCGCGAACCGCCCCGGTGACGACGCCTGCTACCGGGACACCGAAGCCACGAAGTCCGATGTGGACTACCAGATCGTGGCGCGCGGCTGGGCCGACCTGGCCAACCACGAGTCGCTGTCGCAGGAGACCCCGTTGCAGCCGGGGAATCCGTACGAGATGACGTTCCGGCTGGGCACCACCGATCACGTCGTGCCTGCGGGGCACCGGCTCGGGTTGATCGTCGCGGGCACCGACGGATCCACGATCCAGCCTCCCGAGCAGCCCGGACGGGTCGATCTCGGGCTGGCGGGCACCTCGGTGTCGGTGCCGGTCGTCGGCGGCCCCGCGGCCGCGACCGCGGCCGGCCTGGCGGAGCAGCCCAGCAGCGCCCCGACCGTGCGGCCGGACCGCACCCCATCCCGCCCGACACCCCGCATCAACGGCGACATCCCGGAGTGA